One window of Flavobacteriales bacterium genomic DNA carries:
- the recJ gene encoding single-stranded-DNA-specific exonuclease RecJ: protein MTKRWRLKPPVDPEVVAGLTHTRSTPELATLLAQRGIHTPAEAKGFYHPRIEHLHDPFLMKDMDRAVERINQALRDKEGIMVYGDYDVDGTTSVALVYSVLSRCTGDIMYYIPDRYAEGYGISSLGIDRAAEKGISLIIALDCGIKSVDKVAYANERGIDFIICDHHLPGETIPDAVAVLDPKRSDCAYPFKELSGCGIGFKLMQAFAQQNDMPFGEVGELLDLVAVSIGCDIVPLDGENRTLAHFGLKGLNDREPRPGIKAILGMSNFKRRLSIMDLVFVLGPRINAAGRIEHGQQAVELLLAKTDNEAENIGRRVDGNNSARQDLDKSITEEALELFETDAFLKGSWSTVVFNPNWHKGVVGIVASRLIEQHYRPTVVLTESNGKVSGSARSVKGFNVHDAIGACSDLLEQYGGHMYAAGLTMKPENVEAFRLRFEEVVRETIEPSMRIPEEEVDLEIGLSEIQPPFIRGIDGMEPFGPCNMKPVFLTRGVIAKDVRLLGTGGDHLKFKVAHPKSPKVELDAIAFRQGEHFDLLRSGEPFSMLYAIEQNHWQGKVSTQLSVKDIKPGIAGVLEDEEGATMETATA from the coding sequence ATGACCAAGCGATGGAGATTGAAGCCTCCGGTGGACCCGGAGGTGGTGGCCGGGCTGACGCACACGCGCAGCACGCCGGAGCTCGCGACCCTGCTCGCACAGCGGGGGATACACACTCCCGCAGAGGCCAAGGGCTTTTACCACCCGCGCATTGAACATCTGCACGACCCCTTCCTGATGAAGGACATGGACCGTGCGGTGGAACGGATCAATCAGGCGTTGCGCGACAAGGAAGGCATCATGGTCTACGGCGACTACGATGTGGACGGCACCACTTCAGTGGCCCTTGTTTACAGCGTGCTATCGCGCTGCACGGGTGACATCATGTACTACATCCCCGACCGCTATGCGGAAGGCTATGGTATATCCTCGCTCGGCATCGATCGCGCCGCAGAGAAAGGCATATCGCTGATCATCGCGCTGGACTGTGGAATTAAGTCCGTGGACAAGGTGGCCTATGCCAATGAGAGAGGCATCGACTTCATCATCTGTGACCACCACCTGCCTGGCGAAACCATACCGGATGCGGTCGCCGTGCTCGACCCCAAGCGCTCCGATTGCGCCTACCCGTTCAAGGAACTCAGCGGTTGCGGCATCGGCTTCAAGTTGATGCAGGCCTTCGCGCAGCAGAACGACATGCCGTTCGGTGAGGTCGGGGAATTGCTGGACCTGGTGGCTGTGAGCATAGGTTGCGACATCGTGCCGCTGGACGGGGAGAACCGCACCCTCGCCCATTTCGGGTTGAAGGGCTTGAACGACAGGGAACCCCGGCCGGGGATCAAGGCGATCCTGGGGATGTCCAATTTCAAGCGCCGGCTTTCCATCATGGACCTCGTCTTTGTGCTGGGCCCCCGGATCAACGCGGCCGGGCGGATCGAGCACGGGCAGCAAGCGGTGGAACTGTTGCTGGCCAAGACGGACAATGAGGCGGAGAACATCGGGCGACGCGTCGACGGGAACAACTCCGCACGGCAGGACCTGGACAAGTCGATCACGGAGGAAGCTCTTGAGCTCTTCGAGACCGATGCCTTCCTGAAGGGATCCTGGAGCACCGTGGTGTTCAACCCGAACTGGCACAAGGGCGTGGTGGGCATCGTGGCCTCACGGCTTATCGAACAGCACTATCGCCCCACGGTGGTGCTCACGGAGAGCAACGGCAAGGTGAGCGGCAGCGCGCGCAGCGTGAAGGGCTTCAACGTCCACGACGCCATCGGGGCATGCAGCGATCTGCTGGAGCAATATGGCGGACACATGTATGCGGCCGGCCTCACCATGAAGCCGGAGAACGTGGAAGCCTTCCGCCTGCGATTTGAGGAAGTAGTGCGTGAAACAATTGAGCCTTCCATGCGCATCCCTGAGGAGGAGGTGGACCTGGAGATCGGCCTGTCGGAGATCCAGCCGCCGTTCATCCGCGGTATTGATGGCATGGAGCCATTCGGTCCCTGCAACATGAAACCGGTGTTCCTTACGCGCGGCGTGATCGCCAAGGACGTGCGACTTCTCGGCACCGGCGGTGACCATTTGAAATTCAAGGTGGCCCATCCGAAGTCTCCGAAGGTCGAGCTGGATGCGATCGCCTTCCGCCAAGGCGAGCACTTCGACCTGCTGCGCTCCGGCGAGCCGTTCAGCATGCTTTATGCGATCGAGCAGAACCACTGGCAGGGCAAGGTTTCCACGCAGCTGAGCGTGAAGGACATCAAACCGGGGATCGCGGGCGTGCTCGAGGACGAAGAGGGCGCCACCATGGAAACGGCCACCGCCTGA
- a CDS encoding polyphosphate kinase 2 family protein — MIDPHDFRITAGSMFKLADHPTQLVKTFTKDDLKDSVKQDAKQIGKLQDKLYAENNRSLLLIFQAMDAAGKDSCIARVLGDVNPQGCRVTSFKAPTTDELAHDFLWRHAKATPSTGMFGVHNRSHYEEVLVVKVHPEYLVGQHLPGITSGNDPGKDFWEARYASIRNFEEHLSRQGTTIMKFYLHMGREAQKERFLERIEDPEKNWKFSMGDVKERGHWDEYMAAYEAAICATSASHAPWYIVPADDQWETRAIICRAVREQLEAMDPQIPTMSDKAAAELPEVAKALNAE, encoded by the coding sequence ATGATCGATCCCCACGACTTCCGCATTACTGCTGGCAGCATGTTCAAGCTGGCGGACCATCCCACGCAATTGGTGAAAACGTTCACAAAGGATGACCTGAAGGACTCCGTGAAGCAGGACGCGAAGCAGATCGGCAAATTGCAGGACAAGCTGTACGCGGAGAACAACCGGTCGCTGCTGTTGATCTTCCAGGCGATGGACGCCGCCGGAAAGGACAGCTGCATCGCGCGGGTACTGGGCGATGTGAATCCGCAAGGGTGCCGTGTGACCAGCTTCAAGGCGCCGACCACCGATGAGCTGGCCCATGACTTCCTCTGGCGCCATGCGAAAGCCACCCCTTCCACGGGCATGTTCGGCGTCCACAACCGCAGCCACTACGAGGAGGTGCTCGTGGTAAAAGTGCATCCGGAATACTTGGTGGGCCAGCATCTCCCCGGCATCACCTCTGGGAATGACCCCGGCAAGGACTTCTGGGAAGCGCGCTACGCCAGCATCCGCAACTTCGAGGAACATCTTTCACGCCAAGGCACCACCATTATGAAGTTCTACTTGCACATGGGGCGTGAAGCGCAGAAAGAGCGGTTCTTGGAACGCATCGAAGACCCGGAAAAGAACTGGAAATTCAGCATGGGCGACGTGAAGGAACGGGGCCATTGGGATGAATACATGGCGGCCTACGAAGCGGCCATTTGCGCCACATCCGCAAGCCATGCACCATGGTATATCGTTCCGGCGGACGACCAGTGGGAGACGCGAGCCATCATTTGCCGTGCAGTGCGCGAACAATTGGAGGCGATGGACCCGCAGATCCCGACAATGAGCGATAAGGCCGCTGCGGAATTACCGGAGGTGGCGAAGGCGTTGAACGCAGAATGA
- a CDS encoding T9SS type A sorting domain-containing protein, with protein MAQTVLEPERIILDIQNIFGKQVFAKEFGNSGERFTTILDLPGDIASGVYMVNITVNGKKTVQRLSIIK; from the coding sequence ATCGCACAAACGGTACTGGAACCGGAGCGGATCATCCTGGACATCCAGAACATCTTCGGCAAGCAGGTCTTCGCCAAGGAGTTCGGCAACAGTGGGGAGCGTTTCACAACCATCCTCGACCTGCCGGGCGACATCGCCAGCGGGGTCTATATGGTGAACATTACGGTGAACGGGAAGAAGACCGTGCAGCGGTTGAGCATCATCAAGTAG
- a CDS encoding response regulator transcription factor, with amino-acid sequence MDLPTTNDRAQRTLVVVAVLGDNELTDEKLNAGTVGYILQGDNQEDLMRTVEELRNGRKPATGVRRVTVQLRPECAVAKEHRLSPRELDVLRALVDGLSYKMIAAELRISFETVRSHMKCIYQKMQVNNNTAAVAKAIHEGLVAA; translated from the coding sequence ATGGACCTTCCTACAACAAATGATCGCGCGCAACGAACATTGGTGGTCGTTGCCGTTCTGGGAGATAACGAGCTCACGGACGAAAAGTTGAACGCCGGCACCGTCGGGTACATTCTGCAAGGCGACAACCAGGAAGACCTGATGCGCACCGTGGAGGAGCTGCGCAACGGCCGCAAGCCCGCGACCGGAGTCCGCCGCGTCACCGTGCAGCTACGCCCGGAATGCGCGGTCGCCAAGGAACATCGGCTCAGCCCGCGTGAGCTGGACGTGCTGCGCGCCTTGGTGGACGGCCTGAGCTATAAGATGATCGCAGCGGAGCTCCGCATCAGCTTCGAGACCGTGCGCAGCCACATGAAGTGCATCTACCAAAAGATGCAGGTGAACAACAATACCGCCGCCGTGGCAAAGGCGATCCATGAGGGGCTGGTGGCGGCGTGA